Proteins from one Ornithobacterium rhinotracheale genomic window:
- the dnaJ gene encoding molecular chaperone DnaJ, with protein MSKRDYYEVLGVTKTSTTIEIKKAYRKVALKYHPDRNPGDKEAEEKFKEAAEAYEVLSDDNKRARYDQFGHAGVGGAAGGGFGGGMNMEDIFAQFGDIFGFGGGFGGGFGGGGARAREQRGSNLRIRVKINLREMVEGVTKKVKVTRLKLAEGVSFKTCPTCHGRGQQVRVVNTMLGQMQTATTCGTCRGTGKIPDHIPPGANNQGLVKSDETVEIKIPAGAREGIQLQVRGKGNDAPMGGVPGDLLVVIEEEPHDTLHRDGNNLHYDLNVGLPDVVLGAEAEVPTATGKVKITIEKGTQSGKVLRLKGKGLPSLEGYGTGDLFVHVNAYIPEKLTREQEEFFKKMRGDERFAPSEECKSKSFFDRVKNLFD; from the coding sequence ATGTCTAAAAGAGATTACTATGAGGTCTTAGGCGTTACTAAGACATCAACAACTATTGAAATAAAAAAAGCATACCGCAAAGTAGCATTAAAATATCACCCAGATAGAAATCCAGGCGACAAAGAAGCCGAAGAGAAATTTAAAGAAGCTGCAGAAGCCTACGAAGTCCTAAGCGACGATAATAAGCGTGCTCGCTATGATCAGTTTGGTCATGCTGGCGTGGGCGGTGCCGCAGGCGGAGGATTTGGCGGAGGCATGAATATGGAAGATATTTTTGCCCAATTTGGTGATATTTTTGGATTTGGCGGAGGCTTCGGAGGAGGTTTCGGGGGCGGAGGTGCTCGTGCAAGAGAGCAGCGTGGCTCCAATCTCAGAATCCGAGTGAAAATCAATCTCCGTGAAATGGTAGAAGGCGTTACTAAAAAAGTGAAAGTTACGCGTTTGAAATTAGCCGAAGGGGTGAGCTTTAAAACCTGTCCTACTTGCCACGGTCGAGGTCAGCAGGTGCGTGTGGTAAATACCATGCTAGGGCAAATGCAAACAGCCACAACTTGCGGCACTTGTCGCGGAACAGGGAAAATTCCAGATCATATTCCGCCAGGTGCTAATAATCAAGGTTTAGTAAAAAGCGACGAAACCGTAGAAATCAAAATTCCTGCGGGAGCAAGAGAGGGAATTCAATTGCAAGTACGAGGAAAAGGTAACGATGCACCAATGGGAGGTGTGCCCGGAGATTTGCTTGTAGTAATCGAAGAAGAGCCGCACGATACTCTGCACCGTGACGGGAATAATCTGCATTATGATCTAAATGTAGGTTTGCCAGATGTAGTGCTTGGAGCCGAGGCAGAGGTGCCTACCGCAACAGGTAAGGTGAAAATCACCATTGAGAAAGGAACCCAGAGTGGTAAAGTTTTAAGACTAAAAGGTAAAGGCTTGCCAAGTCTTGAAGGCTACGGAACGGGAGACTTGTTCGTGCATGTGAACGCATATATCCCAGAGAAATTGACCAGAGAACAAGAAGAGTTTTTCAAAAAAATGCGAGGAGACGAGCGATTTGCTCCGAGCGAAGAATGTAAATCTAAATCATTCTTTGATCGCGTAAAGAATCTTTTTGATTAG
- a CDS encoding nucleotide exchange factor GrpE, protein MNEEEKLTPEQGAEDIQNAENNESVDAQETTAKDLQGELKTTLQEEKDKFMRLYAEFENYKKRSRKEKEEFVLLANEKLLLDLLPVLDDFERAMKEIEKSEDRQLVEGVQLIQNKLREVLSKKHLKAMDVKAGDEFDADKHEAITQIPAPDDSLKGKLVDVVSTGYTLGDKVIRYPKVVVGK, encoded by the coding sequence ATGAACGAAGAAGAAAAATTAACGCCGGAACAAGGTGCAGAAGATATACAAAACGCTGAGAATAACGAATCTGTAGATGCTCAAGAAACTACAGCAAAAGATTTGCAAGGCGAATTGAAAACTACGCTACAGGAAGAGAAAGATAAATTCATGCGCTTGTATGCCGAGTTCGAAAACTATAAAAAACGCTCTCGCAAGGAAAAAGAAGAGTTTGTCTTATTGGCTAATGAGAAATTGCTTTTAGACCTTCTTCCTGTGCTAGATGATTTTGAAAGAGCAATGAAAGAGATTGAAAAATCAGAGGATAGACAATTGGTGGAAGGCGTGCAACTGATTCAGAATAAGTTGAGAGAAGTTTTAAGCAAAAAGCACTTAAAGGCAATGGATGTGAAGGCAGGCGACGAGTTTGATGCAGACAAGCATGAAGCCATTACGCAGATTCCTGCGCCAGACGATAGCTTAAAAGGTAAATTAGTAGATGTAGTGTCTACGGGCTATACCTTGGGTGATAAAGTGATTAGGTATCCAAAAGTAGTGGTAGGGAAATAA
- a CDS encoding S46 family peptidase, with product MKKSIFSIAMLLIGSLAWADEGMWLMTFIERLKYTDWQKEGLHLTPEEIYSVNNASLKDAVVSFNGYCTGELVSDKGLIFTNHHCGYETIAELSTPENDYLNNGFWAKSHEEELKPESLYVRFLVRMGDATDRILKKLSPKMSEDERQAAIKAEFEAIDNENNENGKYVVETKSFFGGNEFYYFVYQDYTDVRLVGTPPQSIGKFGGTTDNWEWPRHTGDFSIFRVYGDKDGNPAPYSKDNVPLKPKHSLPIKLSGVQPNDFAMTIGYPGSTQRYMTSYGIEQALDIEFPAWIEAAGAARSAMKENMDKDRKIAIDYASSYASIDNYWKNRIGMSEALKKLNTKGKKIEIEKRFTDWVNQTPERKAKYGKVLENIKYTYANGNDFVKNRTYLVRGILQGSGALRKAYEFGELFDFYNQQTPENKERILEKLEQNLKDEFATYNEKTEQDILAATLKVYVNNVSKNYVPAFLQDVKKEYNNDFSAYMKNVFSQSAFTSSANIISFFKNAKPTDVANDPLYILAQELYGAYREVPADQKELKDIYAKNYRLFLEGLMASQPNKAFYPDANFTMRLSTGKVIGLPENPKRPSDVKSNYYTTLKGLMRKYLPKDEEWDIPTQLIKLHNTDDFGEYANPDGSMPVAFLTDNDITGGNSGSPVISGNGELIGIAFDGNWEAMSGDIEYEEKLQRTIVVDIRYVLFVIDKFAGAKNLIQEMKLVR from the coding sequence ATGAAAAAATCTATTTTTAGTATCGCAATGCTCTTAATCGGGAGCCTTGCTTGGGCCGACGAAGGTATGTGGCTCATGACATTTATTGAAAGATTGAAGTACACCGATTGGCAAAAAGAGGGGTTGCACCTTACGCCAGAAGAAATCTACAGCGTGAACAATGCAAGTTTAAAGGATGCCGTGGTGAGCTTTAATGGGTATTGTACAGGTGAATTGGTTTCAGACAAAGGTTTGATTTTCACCAATCACCACTGTGGATACGAAACAATTGCAGAGCTTTCTACTCCAGAGAACGATTATTTAAATAATGGTTTCTGGGCAAAATCTCACGAAGAGGAATTGAAGCCTGAAAGCCTCTATGTTCGTTTTCTTGTGCGCATGGGCGATGCTACTGATAGAATTTTGAAAAAATTAAGTCCAAAAATGTCTGAAGATGAGCGCCAAGCTGCGATTAAAGCAGAATTTGAAGCCATTGATAATGAAAACAACGAAAACGGAAAATATGTCGTAGAAACCAAATCTTTCTTTGGAGGAAACGAATTCTACTATTTCGTGTATCAAGACTATACCGATGTCCGTTTGGTAGGAACGCCACCGCAATCAATTGGTAAATTTGGGGGAACCACCGACAACTGGGAATGGCCTCGCCACACAGGGGATTTCTCTATCTTTAGAGTTTATGGTGACAAAGACGGAAATCCTGCGCCTTATTCAAAAGACAATGTACCTTTAAAACCAAAACACTCTTTACCTATTAAACTTTCTGGCGTTCAGCCAAATGATTTTGCAATGACGATTGGGTACCCTGGTAGCACTCAGCGTTATATGACTTCGTATGGTATTGAACAAGCTCTTGACATTGAATTCCCTGCTTGGATTGAGGCAGCTGGAGCTGCGAGAAGTGCAATGAAAGAAAATATGGACAAAGACCGAAAAATCGCCATCGACTATGCTTCTAGCTACGCTAGTATCGACAACTATTGGAAAAACAGAATCGGTATGAGCGAAGCGTTGAAAAAACTAAATACTAAAGGCAAAAAAATCGAAATCGAAAAAAGATTTACCGATTGGGTGAACCAAACGCCTGAGCGCAAGGCTAAATATGGCAAAGTTTTAGAAAACATCAAATATACTTATGCCAACGGGAACGATTTTGTAAAAAACAGAACTTATCTTGTGCGTGGAATTCTGCAAGGAAGTGGCGCGCTTAGAAAAGCGTATGAATTTGGTGAATTATTTGATTTCTACAACCAACAAACGCCTGAAAACAAAGAGCGCATCCTTGAAAAATTGGAACAAAACTTAAAAGATGAATTTGCTACCTACAACGAAAAAACTGAACAAGACATTCTTGCGGCTACTTTGAAAGTGTATGTAAATAATGTGTCTAAAAATTATGTTCCAGCCTTTTTACAAGATGTAAAAAAAGAATATAACAATGATTTTTCGGCTTACATGAAAAATGTGTTTAGTCAATCAGCGTTTACAAGTTCCGCAAACATCATCAGCTTCTTTAAAAATGCAAAACCTACGGATGTAGCAAACGACCCATTGTATATATTGGCTCAAGAACTTTATGGCGCATACAGAGAAGTCCCAGCAGATCAAAAAGAGCTTAAAGATATTTATGCTAAAAACTATCGTTTGTTCCTTGAAGGATTAATGGCATCTCAGCCAAACAAAGCTTTCTACCCAGATGCCAACTTCACGATGCGATTGAGCACAGGAAAAGTAATCGGATTACCAGAAAACCCAAAACGCCCAAGCGATGTGAAAAGCAATTACTACACTACGCTAAAAGGCTTGATGCGCAAATATTTACCAAAAGACGAAGAGTGGGATATTCCTACACAACTCATCAAACTACACAACACAGATGACTTTGGAGAATATGCCAACCCAGACGGCTCTATGCCAGTTGCCTTCCTAACAGATAACGACATCACAGGAGGAAACTCTGGTTCGCCAGTAATCAGCGGAAATGGAGAACTCATCGGTATTGCATTCGACGGGAACTGGGAAGCAATGAGTGGTGACATAGAATACGAAGAAAAATTACAAAGAACCATCGTGGTAGATATTCGCTATGTATTATTTGTGATTGATAAATTCGCAGGAGCTAAAAACCTCATCCAAGAAATGAAATTGGTGAGATAA
- the dnaK gene encoding molecular chaperone DnaK, protein MSKIIGIDLGTTNSCVAVMEGSDPTVIPNAEGKRTTPSVVAFTENGEIKVGDPAKRQAVTNPHKTIFSIKRFIGDKYSEIQNEVKRVPYEVVKGANDAPKVKIDDREYTPQEISAMILQKMKKTAEDYLGQEVTRAVITVPAYFNDEQRQATKDAGEIAGLKVERIINEPTAAALAYGLDKKHEDQKVAVYDLGGGTFDISILELGDGVFEVLSTNGDTHLGGDDFDDKIIDWLVDEFKKDEDFDLRQDPMALQRLKEAAEKAKIELSSSTQTEINLPYITATPSGPKHLVKTLSRARFEDMTADLVKRSMEPCRKALQDAGLSASDIDEVILVGGSTRIPKIQEEVESFFGKKPSKGVNPDEVVAIGAAIQGGVLTGDVKDVLLLDVTPLSLGIETMGGVFTKLIEANTTIPTKKSEVFSTAADNQPAVTIRVGQGERSMFADNKEIGRFDLVDIPPAPRGVPQIEVTFDIDANGIMKVSAKDKGTGKEQSIKIESSSGLSEADIERMKKEAEENAAKDKEAKEKIDKLNAADQMIFQTEKQLKEYGEKISADKKQPIEDALAELKKAHEAQDVAQVDAAMEKINNAWNAASQELYAAMNENGGAQAGPTPEAGAENAQSAGGDDVEDVDFEEVK, encoded by the coding sequence ATGAGTAAAATAATAGGAATAGATTTAGGTACCACCAACTCTTGTGTGGCTGTAATGGAAGGTAGCGATCCTACCGTAATTCCAAACGCTGAGGGTAAAAGAACAACTCCTTCAGTTGTTGCCTTTACAGAAAATGGAGAAATAAAAGTGGGGGATCCTGCTAAAAGACAAGCAGTAACCAACCCGCATAAAACCATCTTTTCAATCAAAAGATTTATAGGAGATAAATACTCTGAAATTCAAAATGAGGTAAAACGCGTTCCTTACGAAGTAGTAAAAGGTGCAAACGATGCCCCAAAAGTGAAAATCGATGACAGAGAATATACTCCACAAGAGATTTCTGCAATGATTCTTCAAAAAATGAAAAAAACAGCAGAAGATTATCTTGGTCAAGAAGTAACTCGTGCCGTGATTACTGTGCCTGCTTACTTCAACGACGAACAAAGACAAGCTACTAAAGACGCTGGAGAAATCGCAGGTCTTAAAGTAGAAAGAATCATCAACGAGCCTACGGCTGCTGCATTGGCTTATGGTTTGGATAAAAAACATGAAGACCAAAAAGTGGCTGTGTATGACTTAGGTGGTGGTACTTTTGATATCTCAATCCTTGAATTAGGAGACGGAGTATTCGAAGTATTGTCTACAAATGGTGATACTCACTTAGGAGGGGACGATTTCGACGATAAAATCATCGACTGGTTGGTAGATGAGTTCAAAAAAGACGAAGATTTCGATTTAAGACAAGACCCAATGGCGCTTCAAAGATTAAAAGAAGCTGCTGAAAAAGCTAAAATTGAATTGTCTTCTTCTACCCAAACAGAAATCAACTTACCATATATTACAGCGACTCCTTCAGGTCCAAAACACTTGGTGAAAACTTTATCAAGAGCAAGATTTGAAGACATGACTGCTGACTTGGTGAAAAGATCAATGGAGCCTTGTAGAAAAGCATTGCAAGATGCTGGACTTTCAGCTTCTGATATTGATGAAGTAATCTTGGTGGGTGGTTCTACAAGAATCCCTAAAATCCAAGAAGAAGTAGAAAGCTTCTTTGGTAAAAAACCATCAAAAGGTGTGAATCCAGATGAGGTAGTAGCTATCGGTGCTGCAATCCAAGGTGGGGTGCTTACAGGAGATGTAAAAGATGTATTGTTGCTTGATGTAACACCGCTTTCACTTGGTATTGAAACAATGGGAGGAGTGTTCACAAAACTTATCGAAGCCAACACTACAATCCCTACTAAAAAATCTGAAGTGTTCTCAACTGCGGCAGACAATCAGCCAGCAGTAACCATCAGAGTAGGACAAGGTGAGCGTTCTATGTTCGCAGACAACAAAGAAATCGGTAGATTTGATTTGGTAGATATTCCACCAGCACCGAGAGGTGTTCCGCAAATCGAAGTAACTTTTGACATCGATGCCAATGGTATCATGAAAGTTTCTGCCAAAGATAAAGGAACTGGTAAAGAGCAATCAATCAAAATCGAATCTTCATCAGGATTGTCTGAAGCCGATATCGAAAGAATGAAAAAAGAAGCAGAAGAAAACGCTGCCAAAGATAAAGAGGCTAAAGAGAAAATCGACAAGTTGAATGCTGCAGACCAAATGATTTTCCAAACTGAAAAACAATTGAAAGAATATGGTGAGAAAATCAGTGCAGATAAAAAACAACCAATCGAAGATGCTTTAGCAGAGCTTAAAAAAGCACACGAAGCGCAAGATGTGGCGCAAGTAGATGCTGCTATGGAGAAAATTAACAATGCATGGAATGCTGCATCTCAAGAATTATATGCTGCCATGAACGAAAACGGAGGCGCACAAGCAGGACCTACTCCAGAAGCTGGAGCAGAAAACGCGCAAAGCGCAGGCGGAGACGATGTGGAAGATGTAGACTTCGAAGAGGTGAAATAA
- a CDS encoding AI-2E family transporter produces the protein MLKRHPISHKMVRQLFIIACILFLGYLISKELAPYVSGILGAIIMFVLTKGWMKKMVDWGMKRWLAASILMLFTFIVVLLPIAGIALLLTNRVKDIVTNSEKYSQLFFEKFNALEQYLDIDITSKIKESNPEPLITKILQGASNNTLEMTVVFGIFVFLLYFMLINFDKIKDQIQSYLPLGDKNFNRISKESIEMVKSNAIAIPMVALCQGVVALIGFWIFDAPTPIFWFAVTTVGSVIPFVGTAIGLIPVVLIMYYQGDTASAVWLALYGIIVVGSTDNLFRIVVQKSLAEIHPLVTLFGIIVGIPLFGFLGLVFGPLLISLFLLFLKIYREEYFDKKFKFWD, from the coding sequence ATGCTAAAAAGACATCCTATCTCTCACAAAATGGTGAGACAATTATTCATTATTGCTTGTATTTTATTTTTAGGGTATTTAATTTCTAAAGAATTGGCTCCTTATGTATCTGGAATATTAGGAGCTATAATCATGTTTGTGCTTACCAAAGGCTGGATGAAAAAAATGGTCGATTGGGGTATGAAACGCTGGCTAGCAGCAAGTATTTTAATGCTTTTCACCTTTATTGTTGTGTTGTTACCCATTGCAGGAATTGCTCTTTTGCTCACTAATCGCGTAAAGGATATCGTAACAAATTCAGAAAAATACTCACAATTATTTTTCGAGAAATTCAATGCCCTTGAGCAATATCTAGACATAGACATTACAAGTAAAATAAAAGAATCAAACCCTGAACCACTGATTACTAAAATACTCCAGGGGGCTTCCAACAACACATTAGAGATGACTGTGGTGTTTGGTATTTTTGTATTTCTATTATACTTTATGCTCATCAATTTTGATAAAATCAAAGACCAAATCCAATCTTATTTACCACTTGGAGACAAAAACTTCAACCGTATTAGCAAAGAATCCATAGAAATGGTAAAATCAAATGCCATTGCCATTCCTATGGTGGCACTTTGCCAAGGAGTAGTAGCATTAATCGGTTTCTGGATTTTTGATGCCCCTACACCTATTTTCTGGTTCGCCGTCACCACAGTGGGCTCTGTAATTCCGTTTGTGGGAACCGCCATAGGGCTAATCCCTGTAGTTTTGATAATGTACTACCAAGGCGATACTGCAAGTGCCGTTTGGCTTGCGCTTTACGGAATTATTGTCGTAGGATCTACCGATAATCTTTTTAGAATTGTGGTTCAAAAATCTTTGGCAGAAATTCACCCACTGGTTACTCTTTTTGGAATCATTGTTGGGATTCCGCTATTTGGCTTTTTAGGTTTAGTTTTTGGCCCCTTGTTAATCAGCCTTTTCCTACTATTTTTAAAAATTTATCGCGAGGAGTATTTTGATAAAAAATTCAAGTTTTGGGATTAA
- the tilS gene encoding tRNA lysidine(34) synthetase TilS, whose protein sequence is MGLISDLDTFFNKKILVATSGGVDSMVLLHLLHSHDIKVAAAHMNFNLRPEDCDQDQALVESFCKEYGIDFFTKSVDTKSFKKENKLSTQMAARELRYTWFREMIEKQHFDCLATAHHLDDNIETLLINLLRGSGIEGVAGMEIFNHGIWRPLLKTTKKQILEYAVAHNIPWREDKSNAENDYLRNHLRNVVLPKLEAKCPEYRFGFEKSINFLQQDEMIIDNHIQALKNKLLSQNTENSIFIKIKELSELIPQDTYLFHLFKAYGFTAPQEIEKLIHAENSAEIANENYRLIKDRKHLILTKNQKIDFDAIYFLALNEEIHTPFSWKITLDQIENSQNLITFDADKVSFPLKLRKPQNGDFFYPAGMNGKKKLSKFFKDLKLNKLQKEQTWVLTTANDEIMWVVGMRQDQRFTINKKTELCLNLQKLD, encoded by the coding sequence TTGGGATTAATTTCTGATTTAGACACATTTTTTAATAAGAAAATTCTTGTGGCTACCAGCGGTGGGGTAGATAGCATGGTTTTATTGCACCTGCTGCACTCGCACGATATAAAAGTGGCAGCTGCACATATGAATTTTAATTTAAGACCAGAAGATTGCGACCAAGACCAAGCCTTGGTCGAATCTTTTTGCAAAGAATATGGAATTGATTTTTTTACAAAATCAGTTGATACCAAATCGTTTAAAAAAGAAAATAAACTCTCTACCCAAATGGCTGCGAGAGAGCTACGCTATACTTGGTTTCGAGAAATGATAGAAAAACAGCATTTTGATTGTTTGGCAACGGCTCATCACTTAGACGATAATATCGAGACTCTACTCATCAATCTTTTGCGAGGTTCTGGCATTGAAGGTGTTGCGGGAATGGAAATATTTAACCATGGTATTTGGCGACCTTTATTAAAAACCACCAAAAAGCAAATTTTGGAGTACGCCGTAGCGCACAACATTCCGTGGCGAGAGGATAAAAGCAATGCAGAAAATGATTATTTACGCAATCACCTGCGCAATGTGGTTTTGCCCAAATTAGAAGCAAAATGCCCCGAATATCGTTTTGGTTTTGAAAAAAGCATCAATTTTCTACAACAAGACGAGATGATTATCGATAATCACATTCAAGCATTAAAGAATAAATTATTGAGTCAAAACACTGAGAATTCGATTTTTATCAAAATTAAAGAATTAAGCGAATTAATTCCGCAAGACACCTATCTTTTTCATTTGTTTAAAGCTTACGGCTTCACAGCGCCACAAGAAATAGAAAAACTAATTCACGCCGAAAACAGTGCCGAAATTGCTAACGAAAATTATCGTTTAATCAAAGATCGCAAGCATTTAATCTTGACTAAAAATCAAAAAATCGATTTTGATGCAATTTATTTTTTAGCCTTAAATGAAGAAATCCACACGCCATTTTCGTGGAAAATTACTTTAGACCAAATAGAAAATTCGCAAAATTTAATTACATTTGATGCCGATAAAGTTTCTTTTCCGCTGAAATTAAGAAAACCACAAAATGGCGATTTCTTTTATCCTGCGGGAATGAACGGCAAAAAGAAACTGAGCAAGTTTTTTAAAGATTTAAAATTAAATAAATTACAAAAAGAACAAACTTGGGTGCTCACCACAGCCAACGATGAGATTATGTGGGTGGTGGGAATGCGCCAAGACCAAAGATTTACAATAAACAAGAAAACTGAACTATGTTTGAATTTACAAAAATTAGACTAA
- a CDS encoding protein-disulfide reductase DsbD family protein, translated as MFEFTKIRLSILFTIICGFALAQMLNPVNWKTEQKTLENGNYQLIFTATMDAGWHIYSIQHPEGGVGIPTSFDWKKNKDYELVGKIKEIGKLHDEFVPAFNEQHKFYGDKVSFVQEVKALKDTKVAVDVTFQACDDSRCIAPDYKEFSFDLKASAAPANATPETTVAENTQTESQPAAIDSALLNENAGAFTVDTLQQDKPEVTPATHKEAQKQEKKKGLFDIFILGLLGGFAALLMPCLFPMIPLTVSMFTKQSKTRGSGIFKAFVYGVSIITIYVGLGLLVTLLYGASTLNEIASHPVLNFAFFVIFIIFAISFFGAFEITLPSKWINKADKNADKGGYIGIFFMALTLVLVSFSCTGPIVGTLLVESARGGQILAPAIGMFGFSFALALPFTLFAIFPSWLNSLPSSGGWLNTIKVCLGFIELAFAMKFLSNADMVLDLHWLEREIFVAAWVAIFFVMGLYLLNIFRMPLDSVTERIGTPRLLFALVSFVIVFYLLPGIWGAPLKIVDGLIPPQTYSESPLGLSRSVSMTSSEASDLPPNAHYGPHQIPSFHDLDDAFAYAKKVNKPVMLDFTGKTCANCRRVEGNVWSNPKVKEKLSNDVVLASLYVDSFEKLPEAEQVFSEEKGRKLKTLGDKWTALQIKEFKSNSQPLYIIIDPDFNRYNEPIGAELDPEKYLNWLEEGIQKFKNK; from the coding sequence ATGTTTGAATTTACAAAAATTAGACTAAGTATTTTATTTACCATCATTTGTGGATTTGCACTGGCTCAAATGCTCAATCCCGTAAATTGGAAGACGGAGCAAAAAACGCTTGAAAATGGCAATTACCAATTAATTTTCACAGCAACGATGGATGCCGGCTGGCACATCTACTCTATCCAGCACCCTGAAGGGGGCGTGGGAATCCCTACTTCGTTTGATTGGAAGAAAAATAAAGATTATGAGCTCGTAGGTAAAATAAAAGAAATCGGAAAATTACACGATGAATTTGTGCCTGCGTTCAATGAACAACACAAATTTTACGGCGACAAAGTGAGCTTTGTCCAAGAAGTGAAAGCCTTAAAAGACACTAAAGTTGCCGTAGATGTAACTTTTCAAGCTTGTGATGATTCTCGTTGTATTGCGCCAGATTATAAGGAATTTAGTTTTGATTTAAAGGCTTCTGCCGCGCCAGCGAATGCAACGCCAGAAACTACCGTAGCAGAAAACACCCAAACTGAGTCGCAACCTGCTGCCATAGATTCTGCTTTATTGAACGAAAACGCGGGTGCTTTTACGGTGGACACTTTGCAGCAAGACAAGCCTGAAGTAACGCCTGCTACGCACAAAGAAGCTCAAAAACAAGAGAAGAAAAAGGGATTATTTGATATTTTCATTCTTGGGCTTTTAGGTGGATTTGCTGCCTTGTTGATGCCGTGCTTGTTCCCTATGATTCCGCTAACTGTGAGTATGTTTACCAAACAGAGTAAAACTCGTGGATCGGGGATTTTCAAAGCATTTGTTTATGGCGTTTCAATCATCACCATTTATGTAGGTTTGGGATTATTAGTTACCCTTTTATACGGAGCAAGTACCTTGAACGAAATAGCTTCTCACCCTGTATTGAATTTTGCATTTTTTGTTATTTTCATCATTTTCGCTATTTCTTTCTTTGGGGCGTTTGAAATTACTTTGCCTTCAAAATGGATTAACAAGGCCGACAAAAACGCTGATAAAGGTGGCTACATCGGTATCTTCTTTATGGCGCTTACTTTGGTGCTCGTTTCGTTCTCGTGTACAGGACCTATCGTAGGGACTTTATTAGTAGAATCAGCCCGTGGCGGACAAATTCTTGCGCCTGCCATTGGAATGTTTGGATTCTCTTTTGCTTTGGCATTGCCATTTACTTTATTTGCTATTTTCCCAAGCTGGTTGAATTCATTGCCAAGCTCAGGGGGATGGCTCAATACTATCAAAGTTTGTCTTGGTTTTATAGAATTGGCTTTTGCGATGAAATTCTTGTCAAACGCAGACATGGTGCTTGATTTACACTGGCTTGAGCGCGAAATTTTCGTGGCTGCATGGGTTGCCATTTTCTTTGTGATGGGATTATATTTATTAAATATTTTCCGTATGCCACTGGATAGCGTAACCGAGCGTATCGGCACACCGAGATTATTGTTTGCCCTAGTGAGTTTTGTGATTGTATTTTATTTATTGCCTGGTATTTGGGGCGCACCGCTTAAAATTGTAGACGGCTTGATTCCACCACAAACTTATAGCGAATCGCCCTTGGGACTTTCTCGTAGCGTGAGCATGACTTCAAGCGAAGCGAGTGATTTACCACCAAATGCGCATTACGGGCCACATCAAATTCCAAGTTTTCATGATTTAGATGATGCCTTTGCTTATGCCAAAAAGGTAAACAAACCTGTGATGCTTGATTTTACGGGAAAAACTTGTGCCAACTGCCGCCGTGTGGAAGGAAATGTGTGGAGCAATCCAAAGGTGAAAGAAAAATTGAGCAACGATGTGGTTTTGGCTTCCTTGTATGTAGATAGCTTTGAAAAATTGCCAGAAGCTGAACAAGTTTTTTCTGAAGAAAAAGGCAGAAAACTTAAAACTTTAGGCGATAAATGGACAGCTTTGCAGATTAAAGAATTTAAATCAAATTCTCAGCCATTGTACATCATCATCGATCCTGATTTTAACCGATACAACGAACCTATCGGGGCGGAACTTGATCCCGAAAAATATTTGAATTGGCTAGAAGAAGGAATTCAAAAATTCAAGAATAAATAA
- the trpA gene encoding tryptophan synthase subunit alpha, producing the protein MKKLNIYFTAGMPALEDTAEIARVAQVAGADMLEIGIPYSDPVADGPVIQDAHMQALANGMTIEKLFEQLAIIKDDVTIPKILMGYLNPVLQFGFENFCEKCAENGISGLILPDLPPVEFEGKYGKILQKYNLNFTFLVTPETSDERIKYLDSLSSGFVYAVSSSSTTGNAEKQINNEAYLDRLQKLNLKNPVMIGFGIKNKADFEKVTQKADGGIIGTAFVKILLENKDWKDKAKSFIQSVKN; encoded by the coding sequence ATGAAAAAATTAAACATATATTTTACAGCAGGAATGCCCGCTTTGGAAGATACAGCAGAAATCGCGCGTGTGGCTCAAGTAGCAGGTGCCGATATGCTTGAAATCGGAATTCCGTATTCTGATCCTGTGGCAGATGGCCCTGTGATTCAAGATGCACATATGCAAGCACTAGCCAATGGAATGACGATTGAAAAATTGTTTGAGCAATTAGCAATAATCAAAGATGATGTAACGATTCCTAAAATTTTGATGGGCTACTTGAATCCCGTATTACAATTTGGATTTGAGAATTTTTGTGAAAAATGTGCCGAAAATGGAATTTCAGGTTTGATTCTGCCCGATTTGCCGCCTGTGGAATTTGAGGGAAAATATGGCAAAATTCTTCAAAAATATAATTTGAATTTCACCTTTTTGGTAACGCCCGAGACTTCAGACGAGCGCATCAAATATTTAGACAGCTTAAGCTCAGGATTTGTATATGCGGTGAGTTCATCATCCACCACGGGTAACGCTGAAAAGCAGATTAACAATGAAGCCTATTTGGATAGATTGCAAAAATTAAATCTTAAAAATCCCGTGATGATAGGTTTTGGGATTAAGAATAAAGCTGATTTTGAAAAAGTAACCCAGAAAGCCGATGGTGGAATCATCGGGACAGCTTTTGTAAAGATTTTGCTTGAAAACAAAGATTGGAAAGATAAGGCTAAAAGCTTTATTCAGTCGGTGAAGAATTAA